The Dethiosulfovibrio russensis genome includes the window TACCCAGAAAACGCCACTCAAAGCGACATAAACGCAAAAAAGGACTCCGACAATAAGAAAAAAACGCCCTCCTGAACGAATAAGCTTATCCAAAGCCTTCGCCTTTAGGATATCCGGCTCAGACATTCCTCTCAAAGTCATTTCGCCTCCCCTTCTTTAGAGGGATGAGACAGCATTTCATCGAGCAAAGAATAAGGCGTCATCCCTGAATCCAAGATGAAGGTAGTATTATGCTTCAAGGTGTTCTCCAATGTCTCAAGTTGGCGAAGATATAAAGCAAAATCCTGGTTTAGTGCGAACGCCTCTGCATAGCCAGCAGCTACAGCATCTCCCTCGGAACGTATTTCCTGAGCACGTCTTCTGGCAAAAGCCATTATTCTATCGCTGTCGCTGGCAGCTTTAGCCATGATACCCTTAGCTATGGCTTCTCCTTCCGATCTCGCCTTCTGAGCCATTCTTTGTCGAGTCTGTCTCATCCTCTGGAAAACCGCCTCGGTTATCTTCTCGGGAAAAAGAACTCTGCTTATCCCCATTCTCTCCAAGGCTATCCCCCATCGGCGCCCCGCCAGAT containing:
- a CDS encoding SPFH domain-containing protein is translated as MFSFVVPFNETVLVTTFGRADQAGIRNAEGDESGLFWRWPWPIQKLYRFDRRIRVLSESLEQQETSDRQVIVIQGYVSWKIVNCLDFFRSMKTVEEAERLLGDRMRTASSELGNFRLDQLISIDGAHIEEAEEAILERMRSDLAGRRWGIALERMGISRVLFPEKITEAVFQRMRQTRQRMAQKARSEGEAIAKGIMAKAASDSDRIMAFARRRAQEIRSEGDAVAAGYAEAFALNQDFALYLRQLETLENTLKHNTTFILDSGMTPYSLLDEMLSHPSKEGEAK